GTTCATCGAGCCGTACCAGGGCGCCGCGACCGGCGTCGGCGGCATCCTCCGCGACGTCTTCACGATGGGCGCCCGCCCCATAGCCAACATGAACAGCCTGCGCTTCGGCGCCGCGACCGATCCCAGGACGCCTTACCTCGTCCGCGGGGTGGTGGCCGGCATCGGCGGATACGGCAACACGATGGGAATTCCAACTGTGGGCGGCGAGGTCTCGTTCGACGAGTGCTACAACGGCAACATACTGGTCAACGCATTCACGCTCGGCACGATGGATTCCAGCCGCATCTTCCTGGGCAAGGCGTCGGGCGTCGGGAACCCG
The sequence above is a segment of the bacterium genome. Coding sequences within it:
- a CDS encoding AIR synthase related protein is translated as MSGHQCEEITPEVVAEHGLSEDEYGRIKEVMGRTPNITELGIFSVMWSEHCSYKSSRVYLKTLPTEGQRVLQGPGENAGIIDIGDGVALAFKIESHNHPSFIEPYQGAATGVGGILRDVFTMGARPIANMNSLRFGAATDPRTPYLVRGVVAGIGGYGNTMGIPTVGGEVSFDECYNGNILVNAFTLGTMDSSRIFLGKASGVGNP